GTCCAGGGGCGGCATCAGGGGACGGATTTCCACCACTTCGGGTTCCAGGTGTTCCTGGATCAGGGCGTGGGGCCGGCCCATGGCCAGGATGCGGCCCGAGTCGATGATCATCACCCGGTCGCACAGTCGGGCTGCCTCTTCCATGTAGTGGGTGGTGAGAAACAGGGTGGTTCCTTTGGCCTTCAGGGCGGCGAGGCGTTGCCAGATCAGGTGTCTGGCCTGGGGATCCAGGCCGGTGGTGGGTTCGTCCAAAATGAGCAGCTCCGGCGTCGCCACCAGGGCGCGGGCGATCACCAGACGGCGTTTCATCCCCCCGGATAGAATTCTGACCGGATGATTGCGCCGCTCCACAAGCTGGGCGAACTCCAGCAGTTCCTCCACCCGGGTGCGGATCAGGGCGTTCGACAGACCGAAGTAACGCCCATAGATCACGATGTTTTCGGCAACGCTCAGGTCGTCGTCCAGATTGTCTTCCTGGGAGACCACCCCCAGACGACGATGCACCTCGGGCGCGGCGGGATCGGTGAACCGGTCGAACAGCCGCAACTGTCCCGCCTCCCTGGGGGTCAGGCCGGTGAGCATGCGCAAGGTGGTGGTTTTGCCCGCCCCGTTGGGTCCGAGCATACCGAAGCACTCTCCGGAGCGCACCTCGAAGTCGATTCCATCCACCACCACCCGGTCGTGGTAGCGTTTTGTCACGCCGGTGGCCAAAATCAGTGGAGGCGACATATCGCGGTTTCATCCTTTTGTGTTTTGTGAAAAAATGGACCCTGTTTTTTTGGTTTTCCGGTCCGGCGACCCTTTCAAAGAGGGAATCATAGGCCATGATGAACGGTTTGGGGAGGTCGGGCATGCATCGATTGTTGACCGGGGCGCAAATGCGGACGGCGGACCAGCGTACCATCGGGGCGTTGGGACTACCCGGGGTGGTGCTGATGGAAAACGCCGGTGCGGCGGTCACTGGGGTGTTGATGGATCGGGTGCCGGAGTGGCGCTCCCGTTTCGTGCTGGTGCTGGCCGGCTGTGGCAACAATGGCGGAGACGGTTTCGTGGTGGCCCGCAGGGTGTTGCAGGCCGGGGGTCGGGTGGGGGTGGTACTCCTGGGACACGGCGAGGCGTTGCGGGGGGATGCCCAGATCCATTATCGGGTTTTCTTGAACTCCGGTGGCCTGGTGCGGGAGTTGACCACCCTGGAGGCGCTGCCCGGAGCGCTGGATGGTTGGCTCTCCCACTGCGGGGTGGTGGTGGACGCCATGTTCGGCACCGGTCTGGCCCGTCCGGTGGCCGGGGTGGCCGCCGGGGTGATCCAGCGGGTGGCGGCGAGCGGCAAAGCGGTGTTGGCGGTGGATCTGCCTTCCGGGGTGTGCGGGGATACGGGGCGGATTCTCGGCTGCGCCTTGCCCGCCCGCTGGACCGTGACCTTCGCGGCGGAAAAGCTTGGTCACCGGTTGTATCCCGGTGCCGGGTTGTGCGGCGAGCGGATCGTGGCGCCCATCGGCATTCCGGATGATTTTCTGGCTATTCCCGAACACCGGGTGGCCCTCAATGGGCCGTATGATCTGGAGATTCCCCGGCGTTCCCCGGAGGCCCACAAGGGGGATTGTGGCCGGTTGCTGATCGTGGCCGGGGGAGTGGGCATGGAAGGGGCCGCCATCCTGGTGGCCCAGGGGGCCGCCCGGGTGGGAGCGGGATTGATCACCGTGGCCACTCCGGCCAAGGTTCAGCCGGTGGTGACCGCCGGACTGGTGGAGGCCATGACCGTGCCGTTGCCGGATGGGGATTCCGTGACCGGGGCGTTGGAAGTCCTTTTTTCCAGCCGGGTTGCTCCGGATCTGGTGGCCATGGGGCCGGGATTGGGGGATACGCCCTGGACCGCCGGCGTGGTGGCCGGCGTGCTGGAGTGGCGGGATCTGCCGGTGGTGCTGGACGCCGACGCCTTGAACGGCTTGGCCGGGCAGGGGGAACGCATCGCCCGGTGGGCCGGGTCCCGCTCCTCTCCATTGATCCTGACCCCGCATCCGGGGGAGATGGCCCGTTTGCTGGGGGTGAGCGTGGCCGAGGTCCAGGGGGATCGGTTGGGAGTGGCGCGGCGGGCGGCCCGGGAGTGGGGTGTGTGGCTGGTTTTGAAGGGGGCGGATACGGTGATCGGGGCTCCGGACGGGCGGGCCTGGATCAACGCCACCGGCAATCCGGGTCTGGCTGCCGGCGGCAGCGGGGATCTGCTCACGGGCCTGATCGCCGGGTTGTTCGCCCAGGGTTGGCCGGTGGAAAGCGCGGTGCGGGCCGGGGTGTGGCTGCACGGGGCCGCCGCCGATGCCAGCGCGGCTGAGTGCGGCATGGCGGGTCTGGTGGCCAGCGATTTGTTGCCCCAGGTGCGGCGTTTGCGGGATGGTTTGGGGTGAGTCCGATGGAAAAGCGCCGTTTCGGCAAGAGCGGGTTGCAGGTTTCGGTATTGACGCTGGGGGCCATGCGCCTGCTGCACGGTTGGGACGCCCCCCATGACCATCTGCCGGAAGACAGCCTGCAATCCACCCATGACATCGTTTCCGCCGCTTTGGCCGGGGGGATCAACCTGATCGAAACCGCCCGGGGTTATGGCAAGAGCGAGCGGCTGCTGGGTCGGGTGTTGTCTGGCCTCGGTCGGCCCCGGGACGACTACCTGATCATGACCAAGGCCCCTCCCGCCCCCACGGCACGGGAGATGCGTCTGTGGATCGACGACTCCTTGACCCGGTTGGGGGTCTCCCGATTGGATCTGTTCGCGTTGCATGGTTTGAATCAGGAGAGTCATTTTCAGGCGTTGCGGGGCAAGGGGAGTGTTTTGTCCGCGTTGCGTCAGGCCCAGGACGAAGGGGTGATCGGTCAGGTGGGTTTTTCCGGTCACGCGGCCTTACCGTTGTTGTTGAAGATCATCGCGACGGGTTGGTTCGATTTTGTCAATGTGCATTATTATCGTTTCCGGGCGGCCAATCATCCGGCTGTGGCCCTGGCCAACGCCCTGGACATGGGGGTGTTGATCATTTCGCCCAACGACAAGGGGGGGCGTCTGTATGAGCCTTCCGAGCGGTTGCGGCATTTGACCGCCCCTTATGCCCCGGCCCAGTTCAACGAGCGTTGGCTGTTGGCCCAGACCGGCGTGCATACGTTGAGCATCGGTTTGAGCGAGCCGGGACATCTGGCGTTGCATCTGGAGGGGTTGCGTCCCACCCCCATTTGGGGACAGGTGGAGCAGGAAATCGCCTGGCGTCTGGATGCGGTGGAGTCCCAATCGGTGTTGCGTGCATGTGGACGGGACTGTTTCGCCTGTCTGCCTTGTCCCCAGGCCATCGAGATCCCGGAAATTTTGCGCATGGACCATCTGGTGCGTTGTTTCGATATGGATCTGTTCGCCCGCTATCGTTATGGCATGATGCGGCCTGGGGATCATTGGGTGCCGGGAGCCCGTCTGGAGGCGTGCGACCGGTGCGGGGAGTGTCTGCCCCGGTGTCCCAGGGCGTTGCCGATTCCGGCGTTGTTGTCCGAGGCGCGCACCCGTATGGAGCCGCCCAATCCTTGAAGAAAAAGCGGGGGTCTGGGGGATTCCTCCCCCAGGATTTTGATTTTTGTTTGGCTTTTACCCACCATCA
Above is a window of Magnetococcales bacterium DNA encoding:
- a CDS encoding ATP-binding cassette domain-containing protein, giving the protein MSPPLILATGVTKRYHDRVVVDGIDFEVRSGECFGMLGPNGAGKTTTLRMLTGLTPREAGQLRLFDRFTDPAAPEVHRRLGVVSQEDNLDDDLSVAENIVIYGRYFGLSNALIRTRVEELLEFAQLVERRNHPVRILSGGMKRRLVIARALVATPELLILDEPTTGLDPQARHLIWQRLAALKAKGTTLFLTTHYMEEAARLCDRVMIIDSGRILAMGRPHALIQEHLEPEVVEIRPLMPPLDREAFAHLPGRLEQSGDTLYCHSQDASEVMLHLRGRRDLVCLSRPAGLEDLFLKLTGRELRD
- a CDS encoding NAD(P)H-hydrate dehydratase; amino-acid sequence: MHRLLTGAQMRTADQRTIGALGLPGVVLMENAGAAVTGVLMDRVPEWRSRFVLVLAGCGNNGGDGFVVARRVLQAGGRVGVVLLGHGEALRGDAQIHYRVFLNSGGLVRELTTLEALPGALDGWLSHCGVVVDAMFGTGLARPVAGVAAGVIQRVAASGKAVLAVDLPSGVCGDTGRILGCALPARWTVTFAAEKLGHRLYPGAGLCGERIVAPIGIPDDFLAIPEHRVALNGPYDLEIPRRSPEAHKGDCGRLLIVAGGVGMEGAAILVAQGAARVGAGLITVATPAKVQPVVTAGLVEAMTVPLPDGDSVTGALEVLFSSRVAPDLVAMGPGLGDTPWTAGVVAGVLEWRDLPVVLDADALNGLAGQGERIARWAGSRSSPLILTPHPGEMARLLGVSVAEVQGDRLGVARRAAREWGVWLVLKGADTVIGAPDGRAWINATGNPGLAAGGSGDLLTGLIAGLFAQGWPVESAVRAGVWLHGAAADASAAECGMAGLVASDLLPQVRRLRDGLG
- a CDS encoding aldo/keto reductase, which translates into the protein MSPMEKRRFGKSGLQVSVLTLGAMRLLHGWDAPHDHLPEDSLQSTHDIVSAALAGGINLIETARGYGKSERLLGRVLSGLGRPRDDYLIMTKAPPAPTAREMRLWIDDSLTRLGVSRLDLFALHGLNQESHFQALRGKGSVLSALRQAQDEGVIGQVGFSGHAALPLLLKIIATGWFDFVNVHYYRFRAANHPAVALANALDMGVLIISPNDKGGRLYEPSERLRHLTAPYAPAQFNERWLLAQTGVHTLSIGLSEPGHLALHLEGLRPTPIWGQVEQEIAWRLDAVESQSVLRACGRDCFACLPCPQAIEIPEILRMDHLVRCFDMDLFARYRYGMMRPGDHWVPGARLEACDRCGECLPRCPRALPIPALLSEARTRMEPPNP